From one Nitrospirae bacterium YQR-1 genomic stretch:
- the rsmD gene encoding 16S rRNA (guanine(966)-N(2))-methyltransferase RsmD produces the protein MGKVKIIGGTHKGRCITAAVNKTLRPTSSKVRESVFNILRDVIQGCSFLDLYAGSGGVGLEALSRGAQRVVFVDKSVKTIETITSLPLFKIGGTSAAYIGDARSVLKKLENMGETFNCVYVDPPYYSSEIENILPLLSVSKVLTVGSYVLFEHPEKKSLPESIGFLTKKKKYKYGDTLLTVYEFFQD, from the coding sequence ATGGGAAAAGTTAAAATAATTGGTGGCACGCATAAGGGTAGGTGTATTACTGCGGCAGTAAACAAAACACTGAGGCCGACCTCTTCAAAAGTGCGTGAATCTGTTTTCAACATTCTCAGAGATGTAATTCAGGGCTGTAGCTTCCTTGATCTGTATGCCGGAAGCGGTGGGGTAGGGTTAGAGGCTTTAAGCAGGGGGGCTCAGAGGGTTGTGTTTGTGGATAAAAGTGTAAAGACAATTGAGACCATTACCAGTCTGCCATTGTTTAAAATCGGCGGTACATCTGCCGCTTATATAGGAGATGCCCGCAGTGTTTTAAAAAAACTTGAAAACATGGGCGAGACTTTTAACTGTGTTTATGTTGACCCGCCATATTATTCCTCTGAAATTGAAAACATACTGCCGCTGTTGTCTGTCTCTAAGGTGTTAACTGTTGGTTCATATGTTTTATTTGAACATCCGGAAAAAAAATCCCTGCCTGAGTCAATCGGCTTTCTTACTAAAAAGAAAAAATACAAATATGGTGATACTTTATTAACTGTGTATGAATTTTTTCAGGATTAA
- a CDS encoding nucleotide sugar dehydrogenase yields MELLEKIKTRQARVGIIGLGYVGLPLVIEFCRAGFKVTGFDVDPKKVEILKAGRSYIKHIPQQTITEIMPAFSPYADFSLLAQMDCILICVPTPLNKYREPDLSYVFKTSEEIAKKLKKGQLIVLESTTYPGTTDEDMRAILEKSGLKAGEDFYLAYSPEREDPNNETHSTATIPKVVGGFTSRCLEVTRALYDTIVVATVPVSSTKVAEASKLLENIYRAVNIAMVNELKMLFDRMGIDIWEVIESAKTKPFGFQPFYPGPGLGGHCIPIDPFYLTWKAREYDVTTKFIELAGEINTNMPYYVLQKTIKALGEYGKTIKNSQILILGMAYKKNVDDLRESPSLKLMELFETNGAHVSYNDPYIPKVGKTRKYNIEKESVPLTAETLDSFDCVVIATDHTLYDAKFIVQHCKLIVDTRNLIKKDTDTRGNVIRA; encoded by the coding sequence ATGGAATTACTTGAAAAGATAAAGACAAGACAAGCAAGAGTTGGAATAATCGGTCTTGGATATGTGGGTTTACCGCTTGTTATAGAGTTTTGCCGTGCTGGTTTTAAAGTAACCGGATTTGATGTTGACCCAAAGAAGGTTGAAATTCTCAAAGCCGGTAGGAGCTATATAAAACACATTCCGCAACAGACGATAACTGAGATAATGCCTGCATTTTCACCCTATGCGGATTTTTCACTGCTTGCTCAAATGGACTGTATTTTAATCTGCGTGCCTACTCCTCTGAATAAATACCGGGAACCGGACCTGAGCTACGTTTTCAAAACATCTGAGGAAATTGCTAAAAAACTTAAGAAGGGTCAGCTCATAGTATTGGAATCAACAACCTACCCAGGCACTACAGATGAGGACATGAGGGCTATACTTGAAAAATCAGGATTAAAAGCCGGTGAGGATTTCTATCTGGCATACTCGCCGGAGCGTGAGGATCCCAATAACGAAACCCACTCTACCGCAACAATTCCAAAGGTGGTTGGAGGCTTTACAAGCCGCTGTCTGGAAGTTACAAGGGCACTGTATGACACAATAGTGGTTGCCACAGTACCGGTTTCATCTACTAAAGTGGCTGAAGCCTCCAAGCTTCTTGAAAACATCTACAGGGCCGTAAACATAGCCATGGTTAATGAACTTAAGATGCTCTTTGACCGTATGGGGATAGACATATGGGAAGTAATCGAATCGGCTAAGACAAAACCGTTTGGTTTTCAGCCTTTTTATCCAGGCCCTGGGCTTGGAGGGCATTGTATTCCAATTGATCCCTTTTATTTAACATGGAAAGCTAGAGAGTATGATGTGACTACAAAGTTCATAGAGCTGGCAGGTGAGATAAACACTAATATGCCATACTATGTTTTACAAAAGACCATTAAGGCACTCGGAGAGTATGGTAAAACCATAAAAAACTCACAGATTCTCATCCTTGGTATGGCATACAAAAAAAACGTGGATGATCTCAGGGAATCTCCCTCTTTAAAGCTGATGGAGTTATTTGAAACAAACGGAGCACATGTTAGTTATAATGACCCTTACATACCAAAAGTGGGAAAGACCAGAAAGTACAATATTGAAAAGGAATCAGTGCCGTTAACGGCTGAAACCCTGGATAGCTTTGACTGTGTTGTAATAGCAACAGACCATACTCTGTACGATGCAAAATTTATAGTGCAGCACTGCAAACTTATTGTTGATACCAGAAATTTAATTAAAAAAGATACAGACACCAGAGGAAATGTAATCCGCGCATAA